The Aedes aegypti strain LVP_AGWG chromosome 3, AaegL5.0 Primary Assembly, whole genome shotgun sequence genome contains a region encoding:
- the LOC5564323 gene encoding long-chain fatty acid transport protein 4 isoform X2, with translation MGWEFGLPAVLIGLLAVLIASGKWRWFYIAAVTIPRDVKALARYVKLLMLVKKYNRQNATIADIFAEYVAKQPEKVCLIFEDRKWTFREVNDYSNRVANVFLNNKYKRGEVVGLMLENRPEFVAMWLGLSKLGVIVPLINHNLRKNALLHSVNVANCKALIYGESLRDAVQEIKESLPSSLELFQFNDAVQQPVLDIAHDLASMLQNASKEQPTANVNKPDHHDKLLYIYTSGTTGLPKAAVITHSRFVFITAAIHMVAGFRNDDIFYTPLPLYHTAGGMMSIGQALLFGATVVIRKKFSASQYFADCKKNNCTVGQYIGEMCRYILATPDSGTDKAHKVRLIFGNGLRPQIWPQFVERFNIPRVAEFYGATEGNANIVNIDNTVGAIGFVSRIIPQVYPISIIRADPATGEPIRGKNGLCQLCEPNEPGVFIGKILPNNPSRAFLGYVDKSASEKKIVRDIFKKGDAAFLSGDLLVADERGNLFFKDRTGDTFRWKGENVSTSEVEAEVSNASGYRDTVVYGVEIPNMEGRAGMAAVLDPERQVDLTKLAQTLKETLPSYARPMFVRLLTKDMDMTGTFKLKKLDLQKEGYDPNVIEDALFYLSPKGSYESLTKEVFDQISRGEIRF, from the exons AGCTCTGGCACGGTACGTAAAATTGCTAATGTTGGTGAAAAAATACAACCGCCAAAATGCCACCATCGCAGACATCTTTGCCGAATACGTTGCCAAGCAGCCGGAGAAGGTGTGCCTCATCTTCGAAGACCGCAAGTGGACTTTCAGAGAG GTCAATGACTACTCGAATCGGGTGGCGAACGTGTTCCTCAACAACAAATACAAACGTGGCGAAGTTGTGGGTCTTATGCTGGAGAATCGTCCTGAGTTCGTGGCAATGTGGCTTGGACTTTCCAAGCTCGGGGTCATCGTTCCGTTGATCAATCACAATCTACGGAAGAATGCCCTCTTGCACAGCGTCAACGTCGCCAATTGCAAAGCGTTGATCTATGGAGAATCGTTGAGGGACGCTGTACAGGAGATTAAGGAATCTTTGCCGTCATCTTTGGAACTTTTTCAGTTCAATGATGCGGTCCAACAACCCGTCCTAGATATTGCTCACGACTTGGCAAGTATGTTACAGAACGCTTCCAAGGAACAGCCAACGGCGAACGTTAATAAACCTGATCATCACGATAAGTTGTTGTACATCTACACTTCGGGAACCACTGGACTGCCGAAGGCGGCCGTTATTACACATTCCAG ATTCGTATTCATAACGGCAGCCATCCACATGGTGGCCGGTTTCCGAAACGACGACATCTTCTACACTCCTCTGCCGCTGTATCACACGGCTGGCGGCATGATGAGCATTGGACAGGCTTTGCTGTTCGGAGCTACTGTTGTCATCCGGAAGAAGTTCTCTGCCTCGCAGTACTTTGCCGACTGTAAAAAAAACAACTGCACG GTTGGTCAGTACATTGGAGAAATGTGTCGCTACATCTTGGCAACCCCGGATTCTGGAACTGATAAGGCGCACAAGGTTCGACTGATTTTCGGCAACGGTCTGCGCCCACAGATTTGGCCACAGTTCGTAGAGCGGTTCAACATTCCACGGGTCGCAGAGTTCTACGGAGCTACCGAAGGCAATGCTAATATTG TCAACATCGACAACACGGTGGGCGCCATCGGATTCGTATCCCGTATCATACCGCAAGTTTACCCGATTTCGATCATCCGAGCAGATCCCGCCACCGGTGAACCCATCCGTGGCAAAAATGGTTTATGTCAG TTATGCGAACCAAACGAACCGGGAGTATTCATTGGCAAGATTCTGCCCAACAACCCGAGCCGAGCGTTCCTCGGTTATGTGGACAAGAGCGCTTCGGAGAAGAAGATTGTTCGCGATATTTTCAAGAAGGGTGACGCTGCCTTCTTGTCGGGTGATTTGCTAGTTGCTGATGAGCGTGGCAATCTGTTCTTCAAGGATCGAACGGGAGACACCTTCCGGTGGAAGGGTGAGAACGTATCCACCAGCGAGGTGGAAGCCGAAGTCAGCAATGCTTCGGGCTATCGAGATACAGTTGTATACGGCGTGGAAATTCCCAACATGGAAGGTCGAGCCGGAATGGCTGCCGTTCTGGACCCAGAACGCCAAGTTGATCTTACAAAACTAGCCCAAACTCTGAAGGAAACGCTCCCATCCTACGCCAGACCGATGTTTGTGCGTTTACTAACAAAAGACATGGACATGACAGGTACCTTCAAGCTGAAGAAGCTCGATCTCCAAAAGGAAGGTTACGATCCCAACGTGATCGAGGATGCCCTATTCTACCTTTCGCCAAAGGGAAGCTACGAAAGCCTCACGAAGGAAGTCTTTGATCAGATCAGCCGAGGCGAAATTAGATTCTAA